One Citrus sinensis cultivar Valencia sweet orange chromosome 5, DVS_A1.0, whole genome shotgun sequence genomic window, CTTTCAAATATTTCCATATAAGACAGCATACTGACATGAACCGTGCTGTCTGAGGCTTCTTTGCTCATAAGCTAAGTCAGATGGAGCTCTATCACTTTTCTTTGCCCCAAAATTAAGCTGGAAGGCTTAATTATTGTCCATGATATTTTCTTACTCCTGACTGGTAGAAGACTGGACAGTAGGATTTTGAGTTGCAGCATGGTTTGAATCAATAAGGTGCATCCTCTCAGTTATGGCGTTCCAATGTagtctttttattattagatggCTGGACTGCTTGTTTTGCGACTGAACCACATATATATTTCCTTCCATTTCTGAGTTTCAAATTTGCAGCTATAAGGATTTGTTTGTATGTGTATTGTTTCAGCAAGTCACTACTTGTGGTATGACTTGAGTGCACtaatgaagagagagagagagagagagagagagagaggagttAGTTAGAAGGTCCAGAATATCAGTTGTATAATCACAGGCTACATTTAATTTGGATGTATAAATTCACCATTTCCTTTCGGAACTTGTTATTGTGTCGCTTGTCTAGGCCTTTGAATGACAGTTATGATTTGCACAGCAGCATGCagcattattcatttattcactGATGACTGCACTaaagaattttattgaaatatccAAAAGCTAGAGTGGTGAATTAGAAAGCATCATTACTGGAAAAACCAAGTACTGTATAAACAGTAACTTTTATGTGCTTCTGTTATAAATTTTGCACTTTTAGCTCTGCATTGCCCATTACCCAGCAGAATTTGAATACTAGTTCAATCTTAAGTCCCCATTGCTCTTTTTTCTATCTGAAATTAGATGAATGTATTAGCATTTCTAATTATCAAATactaatattttctttgtttgatcttgaaatgtaattatagCCAAAAGGTAGCTGCTATTTTCGACTCTTCAAAGTCTAAATATGAGTCTAGCATGTCTTGTGTGCCATAGCGTAGAAAGTCCATCACATTCATTCAGGAGTTACTCCGTTTCAAGCTCAGACAACGAGGATAGATGTTCTGCCATCGGCAGCTGCTTAGCCAGAAGGTTGTCTCTTCCCACTCCAAGACCAGCTCTAGCATCCACATCCAAAGTGACCCCACAACCAAACATTCAAACGGTCATTGAGATGGAAGGTGCTCCACGATTAGTCCGAAGTCGTGCTGTGAGAAGGGACCTAGTGAGAGACTGGAATTTTGATGAAGTCGTGATGGAACGTTAGCTTACGGGCTTTCATCTCTTGGTGTAGCATTAGAGCTTTggtctttaatttttctatttcagaTTTTGTTGTGGGTGCAACTGAACTGACTTTTCCTCTAGAAGAGTTTGGGCATTTTGTAACCATCTGAGAAAATTTGAATGCGAAAACATGTCCATACGTTTTGTTTTCGCTTGTTTTTCCTTTGTTCTTTAACATTTAAAGAGTTAGAATGggttaaaattaagaaatgaaaGCGGGATCTTCTGTCACAAGACAAAACTAGAAAATAGTCGAGCCTCAAATTGACGTTTTTGTTTGATGATAAATTGAACTGAAACTTCTTTAAATCAAACATGAAAGTATTGGATGTGCCCTCAAGCAAGCTTGAGTCATAGTTTAGTATTGGATTGCTAtgacttaattaataattatatgtgtGTATCTAATCAcgagttatttttaaatttttttttgttgtttgtctttttttttggtagagtttttaaaatttaaataaattattttaacttcaatAAAAGTTCAAAGATTATGTCTTTAAAAGTataggttaaatttttttaatattaaaatatttaaaatatcttttatttatttaataattttatttcatttattttataatataattttaaattaattttataaatttaataatatttcttattgataactaaataattaaaattttttagcaaaaatttatttgtaaaatttgcacttaaaaaaaaaaaccctttttaaataatttccaTTTGGAAAGTTATAACGAGCGAACCTCAGCgtataaatagagaaaatgTTTCCACCGATCGCCAAACAGAGTAGTCGGATGAAACGCGTTGTTGGAATGCGGCAGTGACGACAGTGTGAGcagagttgaagaagaaaatggcaACGATGAAAAAGTACCACTACACTTCAAAGTCGTCAATATGTCTCTCCCTCACACTTCTCTCTATTGTCTCACTctcgttcttcttcttcttcttcatcactgCCAACAAAAATCCAACTTCTTCTGCTTCTTCTGATCAGCAACTACGAATCCAAACTTCAAACCCAAACTCCATCAAAGTCTACGTGGCAGACCTTCCCAGATCCTACAACTACGGCCTCATCGACCAATATTGGGCCTCCACCTCACCCGACTCCCGCCTTCCCTCCGACCCAGATCACCAAaccccccacccccacccTCCTAATAGGTACCCTGAGAATCCATTGATAAAGCAGTACAGCGCGGAGTATTGGATCATGGGTGACCTGGAAACCCCTCAAAATCTGCGGACCAATTCATTTGCTAAGAGGGTTTTTGATGCCAATGAAGCTGATGTCGTTTTTGTGCCGTTTTTTGCGACGCTGAGTGCGGAGATGGAGTTGGCCAAGGCCAAGCAGAAGAATATGTTTAGGAAGAAAGGAGACGGGAATGAGGATTATAAAAGGCAAAAAGAGGTTATTGATTTTGTCATCAATTCGGACCCCTGGAAAAGATCCGGTGGCAGAGATCATGTCTTTGTACTCACTGGTAATATGTTTCGgccattttcataattatataaaaagttttaatatttactGGGGTCTTTCTAAAAAATTTGGTGCTCTTGTCAGTGAAAGCTATACGATTGTAGGACAATTTCAGGGTCTTAGTCTGTACATGAGCTTTAAATTGCACAAGtttgatcaaattttaatgatataattGCAATTATGGTTGTCTTTATGGTAATGATGTGGTGAACAAGGCGCTTCATTGGTGGTACTCTGCAGCTTATAATTGAAGCATTGTTTGGCAGACCCTGTTGCAATGTGGCATGTCAGATCTCAGATTGCCCCTGCTATTCTGTTGGTTGTTGATTTTGGTGGGTGGTACAGACTTGACTcgaaatcatcaaatggtaACTCATCGGAGATGATACAACATACTCAAGTTTCACTGCTTAAAGATGTTATTGTCCCGTACACACATTTGCTTCCTAGATTGTACTTATCAGACAATAAGAAACGCCAAAATCTTCTTTACTTTAAAGGAGCTAAACATAGGCACCGGGTAAGTCAGTCTTTAGCTCATTTCATGAATAGTTGCTTAAAGCATATGTGCAGCATCAAGTATCTTGCAGTGCTTTGTGTAGGGAGGTGTTGTTCGAGAAAAATTATGGGACTTGTTGGTTAACGAGGCAGGAGTTATTATGGAAGAAGGCTTCCCTAATGCCACTGGCAGGGAGCAATCAATTAAAGGGATGAGATCATCTGAATTCTGTTTGCATCCGGCTGGTGACACCCCCACTTCATGTCGACTTTTCGATGCCATCCAAAGTCTTTGTATACCTGTCATTGTCAGCGACAAcattgagcttccatttgaAGGAATGGTTGATTATTTCGAATTCTCTGTTTTTGTGGCACTGAGAGATGCATTGACACCAAATTGGCTTGTGCGTCATCTCAGAAGCTTTTCAGAAGAACAGAAAGACAAGTTTCGTCACAGAATGGCTGAGATTCAGCCAATTTTTGTATATGAAAACAATCATCCAGGTGGTATTGGACCAATTCTTCCAGATGGTGCAGTGAATCATGTATGGAAAAAGGTTCACCAAAAGTTGCCCATGATCAAGGAAGCTATTGTTCGAGCGAAGAGAAAACCACCAGGTGTATCTATTCCACTCCGTTGCCATTGTACCTAAATGTATTCTATATTAATGTTTTTACTAATTGtattatgatgattttttggACGATGAATATTCACATGTTCATTTACAAATTGCCATCAATTTTGGTCAACTGATTCAGTTGTTATTTGACCTTGTTTTAGGATTTACTTTTGAATCCTCCTGGTTTTCTATTCTTAAATTTCAAGTGTTGTGAATTATGCAAGTTGCTGAACCTTGAGCTGCTTTGCAGAAAACTAGGTGTTTGATTGTACTTGTACTTGTGTGCTGTGGatcagaataatttttttttgtaaaaaagtTGATGTCCCTTGAAATTCTTACTCAGGAAGTTTCATTACCTGTAAATATTGGGTGCATTTCAATAGCATTAATTTTCATGGGAAGATTGCATATGTTTTGGGGGCAAAACTATGTTGCAACaggtatggtaccacagttaCAATCAATCATTGGATCTATAGTTGTACAGTTGCATTAacaagatccaatggctgaAAGCATCAGTGGTACGGAGCTGGACCCATGTTTTGGGATTTGTgtatagaaacaaaaaaatcctCTTAGCGTCTACCGTACAAAGCATCTCTTTGCAGCAAGAAAGGGTAACCAATTCCCCTTCTCTTGGAAGGAAATACCACTAACAAAACGCTGATCACAAACCCAACAAGAGGAGGAACAGTGTTAGTGATCTTCCTGGGCATTGCTGGAAAATAGCATGCAACGACATCGCGATGTGATCCTGCAAGGGTAAGAAATGCAATCAACGAAAGTGAAGCATGGAAGAGATCAGCACATCTCAGCCTATAATCAGAAGGTACACATGGTTTCTTCCTGCCTCCATTGAAAGTCCATATCCCTCTGAAAGTTGCCACCCCATAGAATAGCCTTCCAGTGGCTGTTCGGAAGCTGTCAGTGAACGTGAAGAATACACAAGAGGCGCCCAGAAGGACCACAAAACAACCCGTTAACCAGCGGTTCAGATTGGCGCATTGACCATCATTGGTTAGCAGTGGAGCAAGTATGGTGAAGGCAAGGATGGTAGCTGTTGGTAAGAGGACATTGAGTCGGGCAGTGCCACTTAGAATTGCATTGATGAcatatatgtaattaatttcaGGTTCATCGGGATTATCGTCATTCAGGTGGTAGTAGTCGCCGTTTTCTTCACTGCTTTCTTCAATATCCTTGCAGATCGATTTGCTCATATCGTATAATCTCTGaagaaattttggttaaggGGAATGAATAAAGTCCGTGATTTGAACAGGAAATTTATAATAACTGTGGATTCTTTGTTGAATTGTGGAGGACAAGCAATTCTATTCCTCTGTTTTTATGCATTTTCACGTAATGAGAAATGCTTTTGGTTTGAGAAAAGCATCGTCTTTTGGCTGATTGTAATTGGATGCAAACTTGGTAAGAGAAATGAATTCCAAATATTATGACAAAATATCACAGTATTAAAAGAATTCAGACACTGGAtacaagaattaaataatagctGCACCTTTTCATTAATTCCCAAGTAATCCATGTCTTATAAGCACCGCGACTCTACACTTTCTCAATGGactttacaaaaaatatatataaatatttaaggaAGCATATTGCAGACCTACAGAAAAAACACTATCCCCAAAACTTTCCTAAAAATTGCAGAACGATGGGGCATGATATATAAAATTGTGATGCGATGATAGACTATTTACAGTATTTACTAATGGCGGCCAAAAAGTAGTAGTAAAGAAAATTCTGACAACAGATAGAAATGACCTAGGCATGTAAACCATCTTGGCCATTTATCTCCTAGGACTTGGTCCGAGAAGAAGAATCATCTTTTGATACCACAGAGTGCACAAGGGTCGTCTGATTCTGGCGAGCACCAATGGTCTGGTACACTCAAAAAATGGGTTGACATGAACTTTCTGAATCTCCTCTTATAGTCTTTTGGAGAAATAACAGTAGGCAACACGTTCTTAGGAACAAGTGAAGACTTAACCCATGTCTCTAAGTGCTTGTCCCAGGTATACTGCCTAAGATAATCAATGATCCCACAAACAAGCTCCCTGCGCTGACTATCCACACCCACAAGTAAAGAATAATCCATCACATCGATCGACTGCAATTAGAAAGCAAAACAGTGAGTTCAGAATATCTTCACCAGAGCCAATGTTGATGGTGGCTTAACAGCTATATGATGCCCCGAAGaggaagaatttgaaaattatgacTATGGAACCAAATGAGATGCAGAGACTGAAGTTATGTGGCAGCATTTGctgaattaaattaagttcTCACTCACATTAAGGAAAGTGGTGTCATTCCAAACAGCTCGTTGCAAGATCCGCTTTGCAGTATTACTGACATATAATGGAGAGGAATTCATGTCATTGACAAAGTTCTGATCCAAAAGAACATCGCCAGAACCATCAACAGTTGTATTATATCGAGCATGCAGAGCCCCTTTAAGATCATACTGCCGGGTGATGTTCCGTTCAAAGGTAAGATTCTCCATTACCATCAGATCATGTCTCATCTCTTTCCCACTTTTGGGCTGTCTTATAGTTACCTGCAAGAATATCAAACATTTACAAGAAGGAACAAAAAGTAGGATCCCAAAAGGagaaaaacaatcaatccAGCTAACCTGATATATCCCCAAAACTTTTGCAAGGCAAGTTTGGTTTCCTGAATCAAATGACTCATTCATGTACTTAAAATAGTGCAGAGCAAACTTgtcaaatgaatcaaattcTGTCTTCTTAATCTCCTTGATAATGAACCTGTCATCAAGTGTTTTTACAAAGAAGGATTTGCTCTTCCCACCTTTAGCATCCCAATTTCTACAACGGCTGAGGGAATCAATATAGGCAAGCTCAGATGGGCAGCAGCGACTCCGCAAATCACGGAACTGGTTGGCATATAGACACTTAACAGAGTATTTACCCTTTCcaagtgattttgaaataCCAATAGAAACCTCTGGGCTCAAGACTTCTGGAGGGATTAGAGATTCCAACAAATTCAATCCATCAAAACTGGAGAAGCGTGAATCTTCAGAAGAAATGCTTAGTGACGCGTAAATGGAATCTGAATCTGAAGAACCATTGACAGACCACAGTGAGGAAGCCATGGTGGGAATTCGAGTCAGGCTACGTAAACTGTCAATTGTTTTGACAGCCATATCACCATCTCTCCCACTATCTTCATTGAATACCACTGTTGATAGAGGCATTTCTTTCAATACAGCCAAGGCACAAGCTATTATGCTTGAGAGTTCACCTTCATAATCTGACACCATATAATTCTCTGCTCCCAAAGGGATGTGCATCCGTGTGCCTTCCTCACTGATTAGTTGATAGACAGTGGGCAAGTGTTCAGGAGTGTATCTACTGACACATTCAAATTTCGGCACAAAACCTCTCTGCAGATCCTTCATGTATATCTGTTGGAGTTCTGAAAATGGCATCCAGAACcatccatttaatttttctaagtcGGATAAGAGTGAATGCGTAGAAGTTTCATTCTTAGATGCATTTGGATCAACAACAGAACCACTGTTTGCAAGATATTGGGAATTTGGAACAACTTTATCCACTTGTAAATTTTCAGACATAAGGAACTTCCCTGCTTGGACATTATCATCACCAGAAAGATAATCAGAAACATTAGATCTCACCATACTGTCTTCATTGGCCAAACTAGTTGAGCTTAAATCACTTGCAATCGACGTCTCAACATCCTTTAACACTGTAGTTTTCTTATGATCTCGTTCTCCAGATTCTCTGTCAGGACCATCAATAGGAATTTCTTTAACCACGAGTTCATCTGCTTCAGCAGCTACATCTGGTAACACTTCCAAATTGCCAAAATTGTTGGAAACATTGTCCCCATTACCAGAATCAACTTCTGGTTCTGGCACCTCATTTCCTTTAGCAGTAGTGCCATCCATCTTCACCTTTGTTTGCTCTGGCCCTGGTTTCTCAGTGGCACCAGTAATGACCACCGTAGGATCAGGCAAAAGCAGTGAATGCAGACGTCTATCCCAAATGCACGATTCAATCAGGAGCTCCCACCGCAATCGGTTCAAGCTAAGAAGCTTATGAAGAGCCTCATCTGAATGAACTTTCTTAGCAACAGTTTTCTGAATGTCAacctgtttttattttaccattaaagaccttaatttttaaaaagagagGGAAAAGGGAATATTCcactaaaaaatttacagcTATATGGAGTGAAGAACTGTAATTTCAGCAAGCAAGCAAACAGAAACATTTAAGCAATTACCTGTTATTTAAGATTTCAGGGAATAGCAAGTTCCTACACGATAAGGAAGCTAAAAACTGAATATAGCACAAGGAACTAAGAGATATCCCTAGTGATGCAAACTCAAAGAATCTGCAACACCCAAGTAATCAACCCCCATTCTTAATGGCATGGcaattatgttattttgttttttgttacaaaaaaaaatgcatagcAGTTCAATCTTTAATATAAGGTAAGGTCTTAACAGAAGTGACCGCGCAATAACAcattatgaaaattgaaaaaactcAAACAAATGTTCCCCATAACTGTGAATTTTAgactgaaaaaaataaggtaCGCCCAAAGATCAAGGTCAAGAGTTGAATAGACAAGTATATATTACAAACATGTGCAACAAAATTAAACCATATAAATTACAAACACATATAACACAATTATACTAAGGAAGATCCAGtgatatatgttaaaatttcgAAGCaagtaaaaaaacaaagacTAACCTCAAACACAGAGCGTTCTTGCTTGAGTATCTCTGAAGTGACAGAGAACTCTTTCAATGAGCCTTGGAGGTTCAGGGTTGAGCCCACAAATTGAGATCCTATCTGTTTTAAAGAGCTTTCAACTTCCGAGAACAGCAGAATCCCTTTGGTGTATACCTGAAAGAAAATATGACTTTCAATTCACATGTATTCCCTGTGTTGACCAGAGAATATTAAAAGGCAAAGTTAGATTCGACACTTACATTCTGGAATTCTTCTTTCAGCCATTTATTGATAGAATTGCTGAACTCCAGCTTCTGAGGTGGCACACACATATTATAAGTTGTGAATGGCGAGTACTTGAACATCCCAACCATGGGGCCTAATCTGGTGTAAAATGaagagaccatgaaaaatgaGGACCAAAAAGTAAAATGCAACTCTTTGCAGAATTCATTTTACACACAGCAACAAAAGgaataaacaattcaatgcacgaataaaatgaaacagaGTCATATCCTGCACTGccctaaaaataaatcaaagattgCACAGAAAACAACCCTTCATTTCCCAATTGTGCAGAACTCTGCAATTCTAAACCATTCTCATTGTGAGAAACATTATGCCCTGGACCTGCACATTGAGGCAACTCAtgctattgattttattttattcttttactaATTGGTTGAGAAATGTGACAATGTTACTCACACTCCAATTGAACACAATCACCCCCACCAAAGAACTTATAGGAGAGGAGCTGCCATTGACTGAAGGCCTTTTTAGGAAAGAAACCCAAAAGAACAACAATATATAGTTATATACCACTAAATCAAAGCAGACTAAGAATCCATACCCAAAAAAGTAGAGGAAGTCCCGGTGCAGAGAATGGCCACAGCTTGATAATCTAGTAGATGATGAGTGGTGAGAAAAGCTGAGTTCCAGGAACTTCCCAAATGACAGACCACAGGCAGCAGTAGAAATTACTACTCTCTTTGTTGATTTTGGAACTCCATTTGCAGTTTTACATCTACCACAGCGACTCCACATCCAAAGTTTTCCTTCCGCTTCTCCCGACAAACGAATTCTATCAGGAAGCCTTTTAACTCGTATTGTGAGCTGCTTATTATGGCGTGCATAATAGTAAAAGTGAGCTTCTGGCAGTTCACTGCACGAAGCACATTGCTTTCTCTGCAAAATATTGCAGTTTGTATAAGTGCACATAACAAGTCATTACAACCTAAATCTTACTAACAGTTTAGCAACCAAACACATCCCAGAtcatacattaaaaaaaaatcataatagcACCCTTTGATATCCTGACTGTAAGAACATTGTTTTTTCAATTGCATGTGTGCAGAGAATCCCCATTAAACTAAACAAATCATATCTGAAGTGACAACTGCATagacataaaattcctttatgAATGGAGATCTGAAAAACCTGATTGAGTAAATTATCCTGAAGAAACTTCCCAAGGGGAACATCAAAATTCTTGTAGAACATGATGTGAGAAAAATGGCTTTGCTCACAAATAGTTCCCCTCAAGGCATTTCGGCTGGACATCAAAACCAAAATACTTTGAGAATCCAATGATGCATTAGCATCCTCCTGACTTTGCGAATGATCTTCATCATTGCCACAATCTTTTCCCATGTTTAGGGGGGCTTCAGGGCAAGACAGCAAAGATGTTGGTTGCCCATCAAGTGATTTCTCTTCATCAGAACTACTTTTAGCTTCCGTATCACAAGGGCCATCAAGTGAAGCATCCATAATTGTAGAAACTGGAACATCTTCTGTGATCTGACCACTCTGTTCCCTTCCACGGAAGCCAAAGTACGAAGTCAATGATGGATAAGCAGCAGCGGATGAGAGAGGGAAATTGTCCCCTATAACTTTCCTTAAAGAGGCTGAGAGAGATGAGAACCCAGAAAATACAGCCGGATTGTATGGCTCATAAGATAATATGGATTCTCCTTCTGGTCCACTGTTTGCGTAGGAACCGTCCTCATGGAATCCATTGGAAATGGGAATATCCATTGTGCTTGAACCACTTTCCACTGAAGAATGTTCAAAACAAGAAACATTAGAATTACCATTTTCTAAAGCAGGGTGTTGTTGTTCCATCGGCAAGATTCCCGCCACTTCAGCAAAAGGAATAGTAGAAAACATTGCTCTCTGATCAACAAGGAAAGATGTTTCAAGAATTAAATGGTAGGCCATGACAACTGCACACTGCACCACAGATTTAATCCTCTTCAATTCATCACTGTTGCTTCCTTTCAACAATACCTACAACATTTCGTCATACATCTAATCAATTAGTTCGTGGGGAGTATTTATGATTGATATTCCATTACAAATTTGTTTAGCTTTCTATGCAAGtgaatctattaaaatttctttatagACATTCACCTGGTTGCACAACAAGCTAGTGTGCCTCCTCAACCACTCAAAAAGtacaataaaaagaacaatCATGGGATATAAGCTCACCGTGCAACCAAGCCGTGTAGGACAGCCTTCAATAAACATCAAAGTTTTACTTGGCCTCTTTCCACCTTCTCTAAAACCAGCATGTTCCTCTACAAATTTCTTAATATAAAAGGAATCGCAATGCTTTAGCTTCTGACTTGTCAATGAACCTGATGATAAAATTGGCGAGCCGGTACAGCGTGCAACTCTTTCCAGGCGATGGAGCTTCATGTCAAAGACCAGTGTCATCCCTTTCTCAAGAATAGACTCTTGAATATCACGAGAAACAGTTTTTTCCACCAGAACCACATTTGGATGACACATATCTATCATGTCCATGACAGATTTCAATTGATCCTTTTCCTGTAGGTGAGCAAATCAACGTTAGGACCTCAGTTACGTTTTCTTATTGCAACTAGGATTTAGGGTTATAGTTAGATTAGAATTAGGATTGTTTGAGCTATTATAAATAAGTGGTTCGCAGTCATTTTTGAGTAagaagtaataaattaattccaaTCGCATctcttaattcttttctttaagtCAAAACTTCTGTCCTATccatttaattcttaaattcTTCCTTATTGTCTCTTGAATTCTTTACTCAAATCCTCGAACCTAGCACAATCATCAGACTAGTAAAAGTACAGTCCATTTAACGAAGATTGCTGACATTATACTGAAATTACCTGCTCCATCGCCTTAAACGATGACAATCCACTGGAAGACAGACCAAGGACACCCCGTATCAACAACAACCTTGGGTTCTTGTATTCAGTCGGCATGTGCTTGTGAGCAGCGTGCTTTTTAAAAACCAAACCTTTGATTATTTGACtgcaaaattaaatcaaaggatgatgaaattaaataaatattaaaatagctTCATCCATGGACTAAACGCAAAATAAAGCATGATACTGCTATTTAACACGTTTACAGGCCGACACACtcctctatatatatattacagcCGTTTAACACTATGAAAAGTTTTTTGTTGTACACCCACAATTAATGGAGAATAACCAGAAGAAGTCAATCATACTTTTTCGAGGTAACAAAATTGACAGGCATGATTGTGAGAACTGATAATGAGAAGAAAATGCAAAAGAACAAAcaggaagaaaacaaaagatcaGTAATCTCTTCTTGAAGCAATGGAAGACTACATTACAGAAAACTTGCTCTTCTCCTAATTTCAAATGTCTAAATTCTCCAAGGGACGTTTTAGCAGAAattaatgtgtgtgtgtgtgtgcacgCGCGTATACAAGTCACCTTTTAATAAAAGATCCCTCACTTTAATATGGCAAGGACCAAGGTAAAAGAcagaaaaacacaaatttcaatatattacaAGATAAAACATACTGGAATGCACATTCTTCTTATCTTTTAGCTTGATTCtttatgtaaaaatatatataaataggGTTTAATTTTATCACCTTTGGTTGCGAGATCCAGCTGCAATgcattttacttttatgtagCTATTTAGATCCAACGATTTACCATCTACAGAACCTGGCCTCAAAGATGATGCAGCTTCCCATGATAACGAAGTAACTATGTCCACCCAACTTTCACCATCTTTCCCAGAAGAGACTACGCCAACGGATTTCAGTAGTTGGCTGACAATGGCCTTGAACTTCCCACTAACCACCTTCTCCATTGCTCTTTGTTTTTCCTCTTTAAACTTAAGTCTCCCTCCACCTTCATCTCTGAAATGACTCAAAGAACTTGGCTTGCCCCACTTAGTGCCATCACCACACTCCTCGTCCTCGTCGTCATCGTTATAGGCAATGCTACCCTCTATGTCATCCTCTGGATCTTCTGGCTCTGGAGGTTCCCAAATTTGCATGTCcatttcattatcattatcagTAGACTGTGAAATCTCAGATGCGTTGTTATGGGGTCTGCTTATATTTTCAGCACCATTAACTTTTGCTTCTTGGCCATCACTAGGCTGCATTATTTCCACCTCTCTAACTACATCATTATCATTTCCAATACCACCGTCCTTTAAATTGTTACTtccattcattttatttgatcTATCAAGTTCATTTACCGGACCTTCTAAGTGCGAATTTTGCAACCGGCCATTGGTTCTAAAACTGGCATCCCCCCGATTACTGTTTGTTGCACCTTCATCTTGGTCACtcctaacaaaaataaattatgaaatgacttcaattttccaaatattGCCAGAAAAATAGCCTACCACTACCACAATTCAGAAGTAGGGAAACCTACCGATCATTTGAATTTCCATCAACTGAAAACTCACCTGAAAGAGGAAAGGTTCCTGAAAAATTAGAATACAATACAAGATGCAAATGTTCAAGCAaagtaattgaaattttttaaggaaaaaaacaagaagGGACATTTACTGCAGCTTGAGAATGAACGATCATTG contains:
- the LOC102608890 gene encoding putative 1-phosphatidylinositol-3-phosphate 5-kinase FAB1D isoform X3 produces the protein MISPTTSLSSNDRSFSSCSEFSVDGNSNDRSDQDEGATNSNRGDASFRTNGRLQNSHLEGPVNELDRSNKMNGSNNLKDGGIGNDNDVVREVEIMQPSDGQEAKVNGAENISRPHNNASEISQSTDNDNEMDMQIWEPPEPEDPEDDIEGSIAYNDDDEDEECGDGTKWGKPSSLSHFRDEGGGRLKFKEEKQRAMEKVVSGKFKAIVSQLLKSVGVVSSGKDGESWVDIVTSLSWEAASSLRPGSVDGKSLDLNSYIKVKCIAAGSRNQSQIIKGLVFKKHAAHKHMPTEYKNPRLLLIRGVLGLSSSGLSSFKAMEQEKDQLKSVMDMIDMCHPNVVLVEKTVSRDIQESILEKGMTLVFDMKLHRLERVARCTGSPILSSGSLTSQKLKHCDSFYIKKFVEEHAGFREGGKRPSKTLMFIEGCPTRLGCTVLLKGSNSDELKRIKSVVQCAVVMAYHLILETSFLVDQRAMFSTIPFAEVAGILPMEQQHPALENGNSNVSCFEHSSVESGSSTMDIPISNGFHEDGSYANSGPEGESILSYEPYNPAVFSGFSSLSASLRKVIGDNFPLSSAAAYPSLTSYFGFRGREQSGQITEDVPVSTIMDASLDGPCDTEAKSSSDEEKSLDGQPTSLLSCPEAPLNMGKDCGNDEDHSQSQEDANASLDSQSILVLMSSRNALRGTICEQSHFSHIMFYKNFDVPLGKFLQDNLLNQRKQCASCSELPEAHFYYYARHNKQLTIRVKRLPDRIRLSGEAEGKLWMWSRCGRCKTANGVPKSTKRVVISTAACGLSFGKFLELSFSHHSSSTRLSSCGHSLHRDFLYFFGLGPMVGMFKYSPFTTYNMCVPPQKLEFSNSINKWLKEEFQNVYTKGILLFSEVESSLKQIGSQFVGSTLNLQGSLKEFSVTSEILKQERSVFEVDIQKTVAKKVHSDEALHKLLSLNRLRWELLIESCIWDRRLHSLLLPDPTVVITGATEKPGPEQTKVKMDGTTAKGNEVPEPEVDSGNGDNVSNNFGNLEVLPDVAAEADELVVKEIPIDGPDRESGERDHKKTTVLKDVETSIASDLSSTSLANEDSMVRSNVSDYLSGDDNVQAGKFLMSENLQVDKVVPNSQYLANSGSVVDPNASKNETSTHSLLSDLEKLNGWFWMPFSELQQIYMKDLQRGFVPKFECVSRYTPEHLPTVYQLISEEGTRMHIPLGAENYMVSDYEGELSSIIACALAVLKEMPLSTVVFNEDSGRDGDMAVKTIDSLRSLTRIPTMASSLWSVNGSSDSDSIYASLSISSEDSRFSSFDGLNLLESLIPPEVLSPEVSIGISKSLGKGKYSVKCLYANQFRDLRSRCCPSELAYIDSLSRCRNWDAKGGKSKSFFVKTLDDRFIIKEIKKTEFDSFDKFALHYFKYMNESFDSGNQTCLAKVLGIYQVTIRQPKSGKEMRHDLMVMENLTFERNITRQYDLKGALHARYNTTVDGSGDVLLDQNFVNDMNSSPLYVSNTAKRILQRAVWNDTTFLNSIDVMDYSLLVGVDSQRRELVCGIIDYLRQYTWDKHLETWVKSSLVPKNVLPTVISPKDYKRRFRKFMSTHFLSVPDHWCSPESDDPCALCGIKR